A genome region from Coturnix japonica isolate 7356 chromosome 13, Coturnix japonica 2.1, whole genome shotgun sequence includes the following:
- the C13H5orf24 gene encoding UPF0461 protein C5orf24 homolog isoform X1: MMHPVASSNAAFCGTGKSSCLNEDTVRAADQFDLYATQQSKYTHAVSHKPMVCQRQDALNESHLQTTSGRNIETKDELKKKKNLNRSGKRGRPSGTTKSAGYRTSTGRPLGTTKAAGFKTSPGRPLGTTKAAGYKVSPGRPPGSIKAQSRFANLSYTCGSAAFPYPMVHNRGVHAVGETSSKLKQPNE, encoded by the coding sequence ATGATGCACCCTGTTGCCAGCAGCAATGCAGCGTTCTGCGGGACGGGCAAGAGCTCTTGCCTTAACGAAGACACCGTGAGAGCTGCTGACCAGTTTGACTTGTATGCCACGCAGCAAAGTAAATACACCCATGCAGTGAGCCACAAACCGATGGTGTGCCAGAGACAAGATGCTCTGAATGAATCCCACCTGCAGACCACGAGTGGCAGGAATATAGAAACAAaagatgaactgaagaaaaagaaaaacctcaacCGATCCGGTAAACGTGGGAGGCCGTCAGGGACCACAAAATCAGCAGGGTACCGAACCAGCACGGGTCGACCCCTGGGGACCACCAAAGCAGCTGGATTTAAGACAAGTCCAGGCAGACCCTTGGGCACAACTAAAGCAGCAGGATACAAAGTCAGCCCAGGCAGACCTCCAGGTAGCATTAAAGCTCAATCCCGGTTTGCAAATCTAAGTTATACTTGTGGCAGTGCAGCTTTTCCTTATCCTATGGTGCATAACAGAGGAGTACATGCTGTTGGTGAAACTAGCAGCAAACTCAAGCAGCCTAAcgaatga
- the C13H5orf24 gene encoding UPF0461 protein C5orf24 homolog isoform X2 produces MMHPVASSNAAFCGTGKSSCLNEDTVRAADQFDLYATQQSKYTHAVSHKPMVCQRQDALNESHLQTTSGRNIETKDELKKKKNLNRSGKRGRPSGTTKSAGYRTSTGRPLGTTKAAGFKTSPGRPLGTTKAAGYKVSPGRPPGKKQQAFRCSSDA; encoded by the exons ATGATGCACCCTGTTGCCAGCAGCAATGCAGCGTTCTGCGGGACGGGCAAGAGCTCTTGCCTTAACGAAGACACCGTGAGAGCTGCTGACCAGTTTGACTTGTATGCCACGCAGCAAAGTAAATACACCCATGCAGTGAGCCACAAACCGATGGTGTGCCAGAGACAAGATGCTCTGAATGAATCCCACCTGCAGACCACGAGTGGCAGGAATATAGAAACAAaagatgaactgaagaaaaagaaaaacctcaacCGATCCGGTAAACGTGGGAGGCCGTCAGGGACCACAAAATCAGCAGGGTACCGAACCAGCACGGGTCGACCCCTGGGGACCACCAAAGCAGCTGGATTTAAGACAAGTCCAGGCAGACCCTTGGGCACAACTAAAGCAGCAGGATACAAAGTCAGCCCAGGCAGACCTCCAG gaaaaaagcagcaagccTTCAGGTGTTCCAGTGATGCCTAA
- the TXNDC15 gene encoding thioredoxin domain-containing protein 15 yields MAARLLPPLTYARITPVAEAPEDFRRKCPLSVETQSCGGMWWLLLLAGLCRALPEGAVTEPGADGEAVRYRTAEMADAMLGSGTAGQHNVVLSAVPGELSEGREAEACEAAAGGGDCGDGSGPEAPPVVLETVLPAGEEPNSTAESGKSPKVSCEERNGTATGNYTLQILNVSQDLMEFLNPNSSDCTLVLFYTPWCRFSVSLAPHFNSLPRAFPTLRFLALDASQHSSLSTRFGTVAVPNILLFQGAKPMARFNHTDRTLETLKDFIFNQTGIEAKNDVTVTEEDWKGPLPSVLTKGVDWLLVFSVLFVASFIMYATIRTESIRWLIPGQEHEHQE; encoded by the exons ATGGCGGCACGTCTCCTTCCGCCTCTAACGTATGCACGCATTACACCGGTAGCGGAAGCGCCTGAGGACTTCCGGCGGAAGTGCCCGTTGTCCGTGGAGACGCAGAGCTGTGGTGGGAtgtggtggctgctgctgctggccggGCTGTGTCGGGCCCTACCGGAGG GGGCGGTGACGGAGCCTGGTGCGGACGGTGAAGCGGTGCGGTACCGGACGGCGGAGATGGCCGACGCGATGCTGGGCAGCGGAACGGCCGGACAGCACAACGTGGTGCTATCGGCGGTACCGGGAGAGCTGAGTGAAGGGCGGGAGGCCGAGGCGTGCGAGGCGGCGGCCGGAGGAGGGGACTGCGGCGATGGGAGCGGGCCCGAGGCTCCTCCCGTGGTGCTGGAGACCGTGCTGCCAGCGGGAGAGGAGCCCAACAGCACCGCCGAGAGCGGGAAGAGCCCCAAGGTGAGCTGCGAGGAGAGGAACGGCACCGCTACCGGCAACTATACATTGCAGATCCTCAACGTGTCCCAG GATCTGATGGAGTTCTTAAACCCAAACAGCAGTGACTGTACGTTGGTCCTGTTCTATACTCCGTGGTGCCGCTTTTCTGTAAGCCTGGCTCCTCATTTCAATTCTTTACCTCGAGCGTTTCCCACTCTTCGCTTCCTGGCACTGGATGCATCGCAGCATAGCAG CTTATCAACTCGGTTTGGAACCGTAGCTGTACCCAATATCCTCCTTTTCCAAGGTGCTAAACCTATGGCTAGATTTAATCATACAGACAGAACGCTGGAAACACTgaaagacttcatttttaatcaaacaG GTATAGAAGCTAAAAATGATGTGACTGTGACAGAGGAAGACTGGAAGGGGCCTCTGCCCAGTGTCCTGACAAAAGGAGTGGACTGGCTGCTGGTGTTTTCCGTGCTCTTCGTGGCCAGCTTTATCATGTACGCCACCATTCGGACTGAGAGCATCCGGTGGCTGATCCCAGGGCAGGAGCATGAACACCAGGAGTGA
- the PCBD2 gene encoding pterin-4-alpha-carbinolamine dehydratase 2 isoform X1, which translates to MPGGGAALRRALLGAGRCGGSRAAMSSQSHWLTAEERNQVLLDLKASGWSESGERDAIYKEFNFKNFNQAFGFMTRVALQAEKMNHHPEWFNVYSKVQITLISHDCGGLTKRDLNLAQFIDKAAASV; encoded by the exons ATgccgggcggcggggccgcgctGCGCCGGGCGCTGCTGGGAGCGGGGCGGTGCGGAGGGAGCCGGGCTGCCATG TCTTCCCAGTCCCACTGGCTGACAGCAGAGGAGAGGAACCAAGTTCTGCTGGATCTCAAAGCTTCGGGCTGGTCTGAGTCGGGTGAAAGAGATGCCATCTACAAAGAGTTCAACTTCAAAAACTTCAATCAG GCGTTTGGATTTATGACACGAGTTGCTCTACAGGCAGAGAAGATGAATCACCACCCGGAATGGTTCAACGTCTACAGCAAG GTTCAGATCACCCTCATTTCCCACGACTGCGGCGGGCTGACCAAGAGAGACTTGAATCTGGCTCAGTTCATTGACAAGGCTGCTGCCTCCGTATGA
- the PCBD2 gene encoding pterin-4-alpha-carbinolamine dehydratase 2 isoform X2 yields the protein MWAHIVEALHGQVSLCSAEAFGFMTRVALQAEKMNHHPEWFNVYSKVQITLISHDCGGLTKRDLNLAQFIDKAAASV from the exons ATGTGGGCACACATCGTTGAGGCGTTGCATGGACAAgtttccctttgctctgcagag GCGTTTGGATTTATGACACGAGTTGCTCTACAGGCAGAGAAGATGAATCACCACCCGGAATGGTTCAACGTCTACAGCAAG GTTCAGATCACCCTCATTTCCCACGACTGCGGCGGGCTGACCAAGAGAGACTTGAATCTGGCTCAGTTCATTGACAAGGCTGCTGCCTCCGTATGA